The Muntiacus reevesi chromosome 15, mMunRee1.1, whole genome shotgun sequence region CGGTTGAAAACCAAGTTCTTGTTGGAGCGTCACACTGCGGAGGCCCACCGCCCCTCCCGAGGCGCCTGCGCCCCCCGGTCCCCAGGTTTCGGCCCTGGCGCCTGCGGGGTCTCCGCCTGGCTGGCACGGGACTCACCCCCAGCCGCGGACGAGGCTGGCCCGTGACCTCCACTCTGCCCGGCGTCAGCCTGCCGAGCAGGCCCAGTGCCTGGGGGGCTGAAGAGCAGACCCCGTGGCGCAAGCTGGGGCCTCTCCCCCGAGGTGTGAAGCGTCGGGGACCCCCACACCGAGCGGCCCCCCGGTCCCGCCCTCACCTGCCGCCCCGACCCCACGGTGGGGTGGGGTCCCCGGGCTGGGCGTGGGGGAGCGGTGCCCGCCTCCGCCTTCACGCGGCCTCTGACACCCGAGTCCTGGGCGTCTGTGGAGAAGGAGCTGCCCGCGCTGGAGGGAGGCGCGCGGCTCCACGGCCCCACCGCCCCGGCTCCCGCTTCCCCAGCCGCCCCGCTGCCCTCCCTCACGGTCAGGGCTGCTCCAGGGGCCCCGGCGGCTTGGCTTCGTGGAGCCGACGGGCCCCTGAATTGTAGTTTCTCGGGGGGACGGCGGCCCTGACGAGAGCCGCGCTGCCGCAAACTACCCCCTCCCTCGGCCCAGCGGGCCCTCAGCCGGGGCGAGGTGCCCCCGGCCGCGACCTCGGCGGCCCAGACTCTCCCGCCCGCGGGGACGGGGCTCGGGGGTGGGCGCACAGCCGGACCCTGCGGTGCCTCCCGCAGCTCTTGCCGCTGGACGGGGAATTCGTCCTGGCCTCGGGAGCTGGGTTCGGCGCCGCGGACGCCGGCTCGCGCCCGGACTGTGGCACAGGTGAGGGGGTCGCGCCGCGGGGCGCGGGGTCCGGGGGGCGCGGCCGCGGGCGGGGCCGGCCGGGAGGGCGCGTTCCCGGCGGGGCTCAGGGTCGCGCGCTCGCCCAGGCGCCCGCGCGCGCTTCCTCGACCCCGACCGCTTCCTGTGGTTCGACCCGCTCCTGTGGCGCCCCGGGGACGCGGCGCGCGGCCTCTTCTCCGTGGACGCCGAGCGCGTGCCCTGCCTCCACGACGACGTCGTCTTTCCGTCCGACGCCTCCTTCCGGGTGGGCCTGGGGCCGGGCGCAGGCCCCGTGCGCGTCCGCAGCATCCAGGCGCTGGGCCAGGTGGGGCGGGCGCGCGGGGGCGGGCGCGGGTCTCCCCGGAGCGCCTCCTACCCTGCTAGCCTGGTCGGTTCCGGGCGCTCAGACGCGCTCTCGTGCTCCGGCTGGTTCCCGGGCTCACCCGGCCACCTGCAGACGTTCGCGCGCGAGGAAGACCTGGCGGCTTTCCTGGCGTCCCGCGCGGGCCGCCTGCGCTTCCACGGGCCGGGCGCTCTGAGCGTGGACCCCGAGCCCTGCACGGACCCGTCGGGCTGCGTCTGCGGCAACGCCGAGGTGAGGGCGGCCCGCCGCGGGGCGGCTGGAGTGGCGGGAGGTCGGGGCTGTGCCGCTGCGCCCCGCCGTCTCGCCCCGCTCTCTCCCCGGGCGCGCGGCGCTCTCTCCCGGTCTGCCCCTCTTCCTCACCCCAGCTCCCCGTTTCCAGGCGCAGCCGTGGATCTGCGCCGCGCtgcttcaacccctgggtggcgGCTGCCCCCAGGCCGCCTGCCTGGAGCCCCTCCGGCCCGAAGGGCAATGCTGCGACCTCTGCGGTGAGCGCCCCGCCGCGCCCCTCAGAGCTGGGGCGGCGCGGCCACCCGGCCtcgccccagcctcagtttccctgccgGGCTCGGACCTGCGGGACTGACTTCTTCCCTTCCTGCTGCAGGAGCTGTCGTTTCGCTGACCCACGGCCCTGGCTTTGACCTGCAGCGGTACCGGGCGCGGCTGCTGCACGCCTTCCTGGCTCTGGTACTGCGGCCGCGCCCCCACCCTTCCGCCGCCGGGGTCTGGGAGCACCCCCTCCGACTCCTCCGTGATGCGTTCGCTCTCCGCCTGCAAAGCGCTTGTCCCTGCCCGCTTCGTCCCCTAAGGTCCGAGGGACGGAGTCCCCGAGCAAACTCTGTTCCGCTCTCTAGCCCCAGTACCAAGGGCTGCAAGTGGCTGTGTCCAAGGTCCCGCGCCCGCCCGGATTCCGCGAAGCCTCAGGCGCGAAGGCGGACACGGAcatccaggtggtgctggtggaggCCGGGCCCGAGACCGGCGGCGCGGGGCGCCTGGCCCGGGCCCTCCTGGCGGACATCGCGGAGCACGGTAACCGCGGATCCCCTTTCCCGGTTCTCGCCCCAGTCTCGTCCCGCCCCGGGATTCTGAACCGGCGCCCTCTGTTGCAGGCGAGGCCCTCGGAATCCTCTCGGCGACTGCTCGAGAGTCGGGCGCGCCTGTCTGGGGCGGCTCGGCGGCGGGGCTGAACGCGCCGGCCCGCGCGGGGCTGGCGGGCGGCTTGGCGGTCGCCGGGCTACTGGTGCTGCTGGCGCTGCTGGCGGGGGCGCTGCTGCTGCGCCGCGAGGGGAGGCTCAGGTTCGCGGGGCTCGGGGACGCGGGGCGGGGGCTCTGGGCTCCGGTACGCGGGGCGGGGGTTCCGAGCTCGGGTGTGTCGGGCTCACACGCATCCCTGCTCCAGGTGGAGGAGGCGCGACGAGGCGGTCCCCGCGCGGGCCGGGGCGCCGCTGGGCTTCCACAACCCGGTGTTCTACGCGGCGGACTCCGCGGAGGCGGTGAGGGGCGCCGGGGGTCGGGGGTGCGGGACCTCTTCGCGATCGGGCTCCCTGACTCTGCGCTCCCGCAGCTCCCGACCCCGAAGTCGGACCAAAGGAGCTCCAGCCGCAGCTACTTCCTTAATCCGCTGTTTGGCGAAGCGGAGGCCGAGGCCTGAGCGGCCGCGTGACCGGCCCGTCGCACCCCGACCGCAGCCCCATCCAGGGGGCATCGCGGGCCCCGCGGGATCCCCCACCCTCTGCTGGCCTAGCCCAATAAAGCGATTTCTTGCACCTGCTGTCAGCGCGGACACCTCGCGCATATCCTGCGTCCGTCTGCCCCTGCCTGGTCGGAGCTGGGAGGGCCAGGTCGGATGGTGAGGGGTGGTCCTCAGAGCCTGTGCCCGCTGGCGCCTAGCCACCCAGGGCAGTCCTGGGTGCTGTCTGTAGGCTGGGGCGGCCCGAGGCTTCCGGCCTGAGAAGGCCCTCCCAGAGCCAGGACGGCTTGCCGTGTTCCGGAGGAGCCCAGAAAGAAGCCCttactgggggagggggagggtcgGGAGCTGCGCCGAGGAGGGTGGCAGTCGGCTGCCAGCTGTTCAGGCCCAGGTTGCTCGGGCTGCGCCGGGGCCAAACAGTTGGGCCTGGACTTCCGTGGGGCTGGGTGCCCAGCGGCACAGTGGGTCTGTCCCCTCTGCAGGCGGGGTCAGAGCTGCCCACTCGCCGTGTTCGCGAGTGGCAGCACTCTGGTGTGTGTCCTGCCGGGAGGGGGCTCTTTGGTGTTGGAGGCCTTGAGGCCAGGACTGGCCCGCGCCCAGCTCCTGCGGGCGGCTGGGGTCCGCGGTGGGTGAGGGCTGAGCCGCCCTGGCTAGGACCCTGACTTGGTAGGTACTGACGGGCCGGCACTGGGACggtgatgtgtgtgtgagagtacaGACAGCGTGACCAGCTTGAACTGTCAGGGAGACACCTTCATGCCCAGCATTGGGAACACCCGCCCCCAGGGTGACTGCCGGCGACCTCCTGACGGTGAATTCACTCTTACGCTCCCATCGCTCTGTGCTCCGCGGCCAGCACCTTGTGAAGCTTGCCCACATCGTGGGCGGTGGTTACTCTTGGCGCTATTACAATAGctagtatttcatttaaaaacgGCTCACACTTGAGCACCTGGGTTTCAGGCCGGAAACAGGTGGTCCTGTGGGGCAGACGTCCgggtgggtggggcagggtggggggcaaTACCCCGCGCCCTCTCTGAGCCCGCTGCCCACCACCTGCTGGGCCTGCACTTGCATTTTCTAGGCCCTGGACGTTGCCTCGGGGGCGTCTGTCTGTGCCTTGTGTAGGAACAGTTGGAGGCGGTTCGTGGGGCTCCTGCTCCCCTTGGGGCAGTGGTGGGCCCACTGACCACGCTGACTGGCGGAGCTGCAGGGGGCCCGGGATGCTCCCCAGGAACTGCGTGCCAGCTCTCTGCATCTTGTCCATCCTCAGCGCCCCCTGCCCTCATGTCACCAAGAGCCCCTGAGTGCCATGTACCCACCCAGCCTCCCCGTGAGCGCCCCCTCCTGGGGATGGTCGGCCAgtcctgttttctctctctgaagCCTAGGAGGGACACTGGCCAGACAGCCCCTCCCTCCAGCCAGAAGCCCACCCCAAGGCGGAGCGTCCCCGGAGGCCCCCGGGGACCTGGGCAGGCGAGAGGTCCTGGCCTCCAGGTCCTGCCGTGTGGGCTCTGCCCCCCCCCCACTGCAAGGCAAGCTGGTTCTTCCAGCACAGGGGCGCCTTCCGGTGCTGGCGGCCCCAGGCACCAGCTGAGTGCAAGTGCATTCAGACAAACCACCGAGAACTTTAAAACTGCcgtcttctgctttattgacaggTAAATTGTTCAAAAATGTTCTCACGATTCAATAATTACAAAGACTCAGacttacattaaaaaagtaaaaaccagAACCCCCAGCAGGTGCCAGCCCCCGCGGAAGGCCCGGGGGGCGGGCAGCAGGTGCAGGG contains the following coding sequences:
- the AMN gene encoding protein amnionless, with protein sequence MGAPGRALLWLQLLALTQAADKVWVPNTNFDDATNWSQNRTPCAGAAVEFPADKTVSVLVREGHSISDMLLPLDGEFVLASGAGFGAADAGSRPDCGTGARARFLDPDRFLWFDPLLWRPGDAARGLFSVDAERVPCLHDDVVFPSDASFRVGLGPGAGPVRVRSIQALGQTFAREEDLAAFLASRAGRLRFHGPGALSVDPEPCTDPSGCVCGNAEAQPWICAALLQPLGGGCPQAACLEPLRPEGQCCDLCGAVVSLTHGPGFDLQRYRARLLHAFLALPQYQGLQVAVSKVPRPPGFREASGAKADTDIQVVLVEAGPETGGAGRLARALLADIAEHGEALGILSATARESGAPVWGGSAAGLNAPARAGLAGGLAVAGLLVLLALLAGALLLRREGRLRWRRRDEAVPARAGAPLGFHNPVFYAADSAEALPTPKSDQRSSSRSYFLNPLFGEAEAEA